The Parambassis ranga chromosome 19, fParRan2.1, whole genome shotgun sequence genome contains a region encoding:
- the LOC114452459 gene encoding FERM domain-containing protein 6: MRTKLRRHVCVLLPNKQHLDCALRVRARGQEVLGTVLQQLGVSDLQVFGLAVLRDNEYLFLDLDQKLSKYFGKRWNTGSLMVPFIIFLRVQYYVESGHLIMSSKVQQLYYTELRQKVLRSQSRQQEALFFQLAASALQAEVGDLEQRDEEDKRKRQAYFLPEDYFPAWLIKRRGRDYLLQNGPALHGELRGMPHSQAILQFIREASRLEDGAVTLYRMRQEKKELKSAILLGVAVKGVHIYQEVEGKLCVLYDLSWTDIDRLTFQGSRFEITAVGSLCLPKMVYYTHSAFHSKHVLRHLSDSHRFHINTREAARYIQQLEDMQASQLHKEAYICDTTLLRQRLSCSNFTSSMSDCSVEAAWSKEEEDKEDEDSISEPETDEVFVDDPAEVPWLAELLHGVSVDGPALFSSSYWAAVTMEMKQVLLTRAEEGVSVD, from the exons ATGAGGACAAAACTGAGACGCCACGTGTGTGTCCTTCTGCCCAACAAGCAGCACCTGGACTGTGCTCTCAGG GTGAGAGCCAGAGGCCAAGAAGTGTTGGGTACtgtgctccagcagctgggTGTCAGTGATCTACAAGTATTTGGTCTGGCTGTTCTCAGAG ATAATGAATATCTCTTTCTCGATTTGGACCAAAAGCTGAGCAAATACTTTGGCAAAAGATGGAACACTGGATCCCTGATG GTCCCATTTATCATATTTCTGAGAGTGCAGTATTACGTCGAGAGTGGGCATTTAATAAT GAGTAGCAAAGTGCAGCAGCTCTACTACACTGAGCTGAGACAGAAGGTGCTGCGCTCACAGAGCCGCCAACAGGAGGCTTTGTTCTTCCAGCTGGCGGCTTCTGCACTCCAAGCTGAAGTCGGAGATTTGgaacagagagatgaagaggacaAACGCAAGAGACAAGCTTACTTTCTTCCTGAAGATTACTTCCCTGCTTGg CTCATAAAGCGCAGAGGGAGAGACTATCTGCTCCAGAATGGTCCAGCTTTGCATGGTGAGCTGAGAGGCATGCCGCACAGCCAAGCCATTCTACAGTTTATAAGAGAGGCCAGCAGGCTGGAGGACGGAGCAGTTACCTTATACAGAATGAGACAG gAGAAAAAAGAGCTAAAAAGTGCCATTCTACTTGGAGTTGCAGTAAAAGGGGTCCATATTTATCAG gaggtggaggggaaactgtgtgtgttgtatgatCTTTCCTGGACTGATATTGACCGCTTGACATTCCAG GGCAGCAGGTTTGAAATTACTGCAGTGGGCTCTCTGTGCCTCCCTAAGATGGTGTACTACACTCATTCAGCCTTCCACTCTAAACATGTCCTCAGACACCTGAGTGACAGTCACCGCTTCCACATCAACACtagagaggcagccagataCATCCAACAGCTAGAAGACATGCAGG CCAGTCAGCTCCACAAAGAGGCCTACATCtgtgacacaacactcctcagaCAAAGACTCAGCTGCAGCAACTTCACATCCTCCATGTCTGACTGCAGTGTTGAAGCAGCCTGgtccaaagaggaagaggataaGGAGGATGAAGACTCTATATCTG AGCCTGAAACAGATGAGGTTTTTGTTGACGACCCAGCTGAGGTGCCCTGGCTGGCTGAGCTTCTCCACGGTGTGTCTGTTGATGGACCTGCACTGTTCTCTTCTTCTTACTGGGCAG ctgtcaccatggagatgaa